Proteins from one Bactrocera neohumeralis isolate Rockhampton chromosome 3, APGP_CSIRO_Bneo_wtdbg2-racon-allhic-juicebox.fasta_v2, whole genome shotgun sequence genomic window:
- the LOC126752296 gene encoding histone-lysine N-methyltransferase PRDM9: MVDLEMVAAPAETAVMDSSTGLCRLCLRHDKTIVNIFEEVPTPAEEKSPPETEAPAKKINMVERLFDLLGVKFQHSTALPSHICQRCFAMVQAFTDFRENVQRCETELQRWLEQNYKSARNENEHRPGLNGNPGDFEPEDDCVITEIDPNQDYESSEDEFSMESDSETEEHTPAATQNSLIATSNSAQHEFNNSAMTAKSTADMHNAENSQTATDMSSSYAAVPGNDSFIGGEVVIKNTYLCQYCDMAFTTQAECQEHESQHDSAAPYVCSFCSQRTSSRQNLIYHIKELHDPERPYVCAFCKKGFCRRSDLKKHTIVHTGVRPFSCPVCAKSFSRNTNLTKHIRIHSSVKPHVCTRCPRSFSSAPELMRHIRSHTNSKSFQCSRCPSAFARKDKLHLHEQTHFRRDAEFLHQQNNGAAALKTEDGNSMGQTENLVVSLNPYGDGDNAQSQANMSSPQDQYRQHSILAAQLQQRPSMPKPHKSSHSRSFTCTICQKTFTRERDLQRHQALHLDTLFTCKQCGTGFSRREKLARHELEFHAPQYPCDVCRMQFTKHDEYERHMKMHELQQSAAMATQAAISAASGVSSAPSGNILGLASAANTAGAMNLVTTSASPGSSMHATATAPKDLSGTQQRPTAADMSFYSQLVPTMNLGFYSETRPEDRNGI; encoded by the exons ATGGTAGATCTCGAAATGGTGGCTGCGCCAGCAGAGACTGCTGTGATGGACAGCAGCACTGGACTCTGCCGCCTATGTTTGCGTCACGATAAAACAATTGTGAATATATTCGAGGAAGTACCAACGCCAGCTGAGGAAAAGTCACCGCCTGAGACTGAAGCGCCTGCGAAGAAAATTAACATGGTTGAGCGGCTATTCGATTTGTTGGGCGTAAAG TTTCAGCACTCGACGGCCTTGCCGAGTCACATCTGTCAAAGATGCTTTGCCATGGTGCAGGCGTTTACTGATTTTCGTGAAAATGTGCAGAGATGTGAGACTGAGTTGCAGCGCTGGCTAGAGCAAAATTATAAAAGCGCAAGAAACGAAAATGAACATCGGCCAGGCCTTAATGGAAATCCGGGCGATTTTGAACCCGAAGACGATTGCGTAATTACAGAGATTGACCCCAATCAGGATTATGAGAGTTCCGAAGATGAATTTTCTATGGAATCGGATTCGGAAACTGAGGAACATACACCCGCTGCGACGCAAAATTCTCTTATTGCAACGTCCAATTCGGCACAGCATGAATTTAATAATTCAGCAATGACGGCCAAGTCAACAGCTGATATGCATAATGCTGAAAATTCACAAACTGCAACGGATATGTCTTCCTCCTATGCTGCAGTACCAGGCAACGACTCGTTTATTGGTGGCGAGGTAGTGATCAAAAACACATATCTTTGTCAGTATTGTGACATGGCATTTACAACACAAGCTGAATGTCAAGAACACGAGTCACAACATGACAGTGCAGCGCCATATGTCTGCAGCTTTTGTTCACAACGTACTTCCAGTCGCCAAAATTTGATTTATCACATTAAAGAGCTGCACGATCCGGAACGACCGTATGTTTGTGCATTCTGCAAAAAGGGTTTCTGCCGACGTTCCGATCTGAAGAAGCATACGATTGTGCATACCGGTGTCCGTCCGTTCTCATGTCCCGTCTGTGCAAAGAGTTTCTCACGTAACACCAATTTGACGAAACATATACGCATACATAGCAGCGTAAAGCCACACGTATGCACGCGCTGCCCACGTTCATTCTCCAGCGCTCCCGAGTTGATGCGTCACATACGCTCGCACACCAATTCAAAATCATTCCAGTGCAGTCGCTGTCCAAGTGCATTCGCCCGTAAGGATAAACTACATCTGCACGAACAGACGCATTTCCGCCGTGATGCCGAATTTCTACATCAACAAAATAACGGTGCTGCTGCGCTAAAGACTGAAGATGGCAACAGTATGGGACAGACAGAAAACTTGGTAGTATCACTGAATCCATATGGTGACGGCGATAATGCGCAGTCACAGGCAAATATGTCATCACCGCAGGATCAGTATCGTCAGCATAGCATCTTGGCAGCGCAGTTACAGCAGCGACCGTCAATGCCGAAGCCGCACAAGTCATCACATTCACGCTCTTTCACCTGCACGATTTGCCAGAAGACATTTACACGTGAACGCGACTTGCAACGCCACCAGGCGTTACATCTGGACACGCTATTTACGTGCAAGCAATGTGGTACCGGTTTTAGTCGACGCGAGAAACTCGCACGCCACGAATTGGAATTCCATGCGCCACAGTATCCCTGTGACGTTTGTCGTATGCAATTTACCAAGCACGATGAATATGAAAGACACATGAAAATGCATGAATTGCAACAGAGTGCGGCTATGGCCACACAGGCAGCAATTAGTGCGGCATCAGGCGTGTCCAGCGCGCCGTCAGGTAATATTTTGGGTTTAGCTAGCGCGGCCAACACTGCTGGTGCCATGAATTTGGTAACAACCTCTGCTAGCCCTGGCAGTAGCATGCATGCAACCGCTACTGCGCCGAAAGATTTGTCAGGCACGCAGCAACGTCCAACCGCTGCGGATATGTCCTTCTACAGCCAATTAGTGCCTACCATGAATCTTGGTTTCTATAGCGAAACGCGTCCTGAAGATCGCAATGGCATTTAG